A region from the Variovorax sp. RKNM96 genome encodes:
- a CDS encoding N-acetylmuramoyl-L-alanine amidase has protein sequence MKAGGLKRRVLLQGGSIALMLGVHQIARGATILAVRVWPAADYTRVTIESDARLTSQQLVVGSPPRLAVDIEGIELNSELRELVGKIKPGDPYINGLRVGQNAPTVVRIVFDLKQTVRPQVFSLAPVAAYKHRLVLDLYPEQAIDPMEALIAERLRDAPKPGSSTSAPAVAGIAPSVPAAPVRPAMPAGDPLGELMAQQSMRPGPAAPAPPVVAGADRPSAPPVLVAPAPLPPVVGTAPVKPVSPPVATARGGATASRTDRIIIVALDPGHGGEDPGATGPSGTREKDIVLQVAFRLRDRINAGSVNGNPMRAFLTRDADFFVPLGVRVQKARRVQADLFVSIHADAFTTPAARGASVFALSQSGASSSAARWLANKENDADKVGGVNVGNHEAQVQRALLDMSTTAQINDSLKLGGAMLGEIKGIGARLHKGQVEQAGFAVLKAPDIPSVLVETAFISNPEEEANLRRVDYQESLADALMRGIQRYFAQNPPLARSRQL, from the coding sequence ATGAAGGCGGGTGGACTGAAACGGCGCGTGCTGCTGCAGGGCGGCAGCATCGCGCTGATGCTCGGCGTGCACCAGATCGCACGCGGCGCCACCATCCTCGCGGTGCGCGTCTGGCCCGCAGCCGACTACACCCGCGTGACCATCGAGTCCGATGCCCGCCTCACCTCGCAGCAGCTCGTGGTGGGCAGCCCGCCGCGGCTGGCCGTCGACATCGAAGGCATCGAACTCAACAGCGAACTGCGCGAACTGGTCGGCAAGATCAAGCCGGGCGATCCGTACATCAACGGCCTGCGCGTCGGACAGAACGCACCGACCGTCGTGCGCATCGTGTTCGACCTGAAGCAGACGGTGCGCCCGCAGGTGTTCTCCCTCGCGCCCGTGGCCGCCTACAAGCACCGGCTGGTGCTCGACCTGTATCCCGAGCAGGCCATCGACCCGATGGAAGCGCTGATTGCCGAGCGGCTGCGCGATGCGCCCAAGCCGGGCAGCAGCACGAGCGCCCCGGCCGTGGCGGGCATTGCGCCGTCCGTACCCGCAGCGCCAGTGCGCCCCGCGATGCCCGCGGGAGATCCGCTGGGCGAGCTCATGGCGCAGCAGTCGATGCGCCCCGGTCCGGCAGCGCCGGCGCCGCCTGTCGTGGCGGGCGCCGACCGGCCTTCCGCTCCGCCCGTGCTCGTGGCACCGGCGCCGCTGCCGCCCGTGGTGGGCACCGCGCCGGTGAAGCCCGTGTCGCCGCCCGTCGCAACTGCACGCGGCGGCGCCACGGCGAGCCGCACCGACCGCATCATCATCGTGGCGCTCGACCCCGGCCACGGCGGCGAGGACCCGGGGGCCACCGGCCCCAGCGGCACGCGCGAGAAAGACATCGTGCTGCAGGTCGCCTTCCGCCTGCGCGACCGCATCAACGCGGGCAGCGTCAACGGCAACCCGATGCGCGCCTTTCTCACGCGCGATGCCGACTTCTTCGTGCCGCTGGGCGTGCGCGTGCAGAAGGCGCGGCGCGTGCAGGCCGACCTGTTCGTGAGCATCCACGCCGACGCGTTCACCACGCCCGCCGCGCGCGGCGCCAGCGTGTTCGCGCTGAGCCAGAGCGGCGCATCGAGCAGCGCGGCGCGCTGGCTGGCCAACAAGGAGAACGATGCCGACAAGGTCGGCGGCGTCAACGTCGGCAACCACGAGGCGCAGGTGCAGCGCGCGCTGCTCGACATGAGCACGACGGCGCAGATCAACGACAGCCTGAAGCTCGGCGGCGCGATGCTCGGCGAGATCAAGGGCATCGGTGCGCGACTGCACAAAGGCCAGGTCGAGCAGGCCGGCTTCGCGGTGCTGAAGGCACCGGACATTCCCAGCGTGCTGGTGGAAACGGCCTTCATCAGCAACCCCGAGGAAGAAGCCAACCTGCGCCGCGTCGACTACCAGGAGAGTCTGGCCGATGCGCTCATGCGCGGCATCCAGCGCTACTTCGCGCAGAACCCGCCGTTGGCGCGCAGCCGGCAGCTCTGA
- the queG gene encoding tRNA epoxyqueuosine(34) reductase QueG, which translates to MIVSHPLVVRIQALARELGFSQIGIAGVDLSSAEDGLMQWLAHGFHGEMQYMATHGTRRARPAELVPGTVSVITARMDYLPRDTPPDWQAVEFDRLARPGEAIVSVYARGRDYHKVLRNRLGKLAEKIAEEVGPFGHRAFTDSAPVLEAELASRSGQGWRGKHTLVLDRDAGSMFFLGEIYIDMALPESEPVTAHCGSCSACIDVCPTQAIVAPRRLDARRCISYLTIEHGGPIPEELRPLIANRIYGCDDCQLICPWNKFAKKSALPDFDAREGLTGRTLAELFAWTEDDFLRRTEGSPIRRIGHERWLRNIAVALGNAVRTGEGGAKDALATRAEHPSELVREHVAWGLAQQAADRPL; encoded by the coding sequence GTGATCGTCAGCCATCCACTCGTTGTTCGTATTCAGGCTTTGGCCCGGGAACTCGGATTCTCCCAAATCGGAATCGCGGGCGTCGATTTATCGAGCGCCGAGGACGGTCTGATGCAATGGCTGGCCCATGGGTTCCATGGCGAGATGCAATACATGGCAACGCACGGCACGCGCCGCGCGCGCCCCGCGGAGCTGGTGCCGGGGACAGTGAGCGTGATCACTGCGCGCATGGACTACCTGCCGCGCGACACGCCGCCCGACTGGCAGGCCGTGGAGTTCGACCGCCTCGCGCGGCCCGGCGAGGCCATCGTGTCGGTCTATGCGCGGGGCCGCGACTATCACAAGGTGCTGCGCAACCGGCTCGGGAAACTGGCCGAGAAGATCGCCGAAGAGGTCGGCCCCTTCGGCCACCGCGCGTTCACCGATTCGGCGCCCGTGCTCGAGGCCGAGCTCGCCTCGCGCAGCGGCCAGGGCTGGCGCGGCAAGCACACGCTGGTGCTGGACCGCGACGCGGGCTCGATGTTCTTCCTCGGCGAGATCTACATCGACATGGCGCTGCCCGAGAGCGAACCGGTCACCGCGCATTGCGGCAGCTGCAGTGCCTGCATCGACGTGTGCCCGACGCAGGCGATCGTCGCGCCGCGGCGGCTCGATGCGCGGCGCTGCATCTCGTACCTCACCATCGAGCATGGCGGGCCGATCCCGGAGGAGCTGCGGCCCTTGATCGCCAACCGCATCTACGGCTGCGACGACTGCCAATTGATCTGCCCCTGGAACAAGTTCGCCAAGAAGAGCGCGCTGCCCGACTTCGATGCGCGCGAAGGCCTCACGGGGCGCACGCTGGCCGAGCTCTTCGCGTGGACCGAAGATGACTTTCTCCGTCGCACCGAGGGCAGCCCGATCCGGCGCATCGGGCACGAGCGGTGGCTGCGCAACATCGCGGTGGCGTTGGGCAATGCGGTGCGGACGGGCGAGGGCGGTGCGAAGGACGCATTGGCCACGCGCGCCGAGCATCCGAGCGAACTGGTGCGCGAGCACGTCGCATGGGGCCTGGCGCAGCAGGCCGCGGACCGACCGCTTTAA
- a CDS encoding fumarylacetoacetate hydrolase family protein: MTVRTRDGLRVGYVKEGALQPVDAPNLQAIVEGVAWRDDGAAVPLASVEPVAPLVPRNIVCVGANYRDHCIETGLAIPEKPVIFAKFGNTLAAHGDPIAWPEGFTEKVDWEAELGVVIGRRARGVREADALSHVFGYVAANDVSARDVQLGEAQWVRGKSLDGFCPLAPTLVTRDEIADVQSLGIYCRVNGEAVQSSNTHEMIFSVAYLIAYLSRAMTLEPGDLILTGTPAGVGLGLKPPRFLKRGDVVTVEIDGLGAVTNPVAGAVARG; this comes from the coding sequence ATGACTGTTCGAACGCGGGACGGCCTGCGCGTGGGCTATGTGAAGGAGGGCGCGTTGCAACCGGTCGATGCGCCGAACCTGCAGGCGATCGTGGAAGGCGTGGCCTGGCGCGATGACGGCGCGGCCGTGCCGCTCGCGAGCGTGGAGCCCGTGGCCCCGCTCGTTCCGCGCAACATCGTCTGCGTGGGGGCGAACTACCGCGACCACTGCATCGAGACGGGCCTGGCCATTCCCGAGAAGCCGGTCATCTTCGCCAAGTTCGGCAACACGCTGGCCGCGCACGGCGATCCGATCGCCTGGCCCGAGGGCTTCACCGAGAAGGTCGACTGGGAGGCTGAGCTGGGCGTCGTCATCGGCCGCCGCGCGCGCGGCGTGCGCGAAGCCGATGCGCTCTCGCACGTGTTCGGCTATGTCGCGGCCAACGACGTGAGCGCGCGCGACGTGCAGCTGGGCGAGGCGCAGTGGGTGCGCGGCAAGTCGCTCGACGGCTTCTGCCCGCTGGCGCCTACCTTGGTCACGCGCGACGAGATCGCCGACGTGCAGTCGCTCGGCATCTACTGCCGCGTCAACGGCGAGGCGGTGCAGTCGTCGAACACGCACGAGATGATTTTTTCGGTCGCCTACCTCATCGCCTACCTCTCGCGCGCAATGACGCTGGAACCCGGCGACCTGATCCTCACCGGCACGCCCGCGGGTGTGGGCCTCGGGCTCAAGCCGCCGCGCTTCCTGAAGCGCGGCGACGTGGTGACGGTCGAGATCGACGGCCTGGGTGCTGTGACGAACCCCGTTGCCGGTGCCGTCGCGCGCGGCTGA
- the arsC gene encoding arsenate reductase (glutaredoxin) (This arsenate reductase requires both glutathione and glutaredoxin to convert arsenate to arsenite, after which the efflux transporter formed by ArsA and ArsB can extrude the arsenite from the cell, providing resistance.), whose translation MTARTPTTDYPMTIHHKPNCSTSRNVLGLIRESGVEPTIVLYLETPPSKKKLCELTKAMGMTARDLLRTKEAPYEELKLADPKWTDDQLFDAIVENPILLQRPIVVSPRGTLMCRPWERVREILPA comes from the coding sequence ATGACCGCACGCACCCCCACCACCGATTACCCGATGACGATCCATCACAAGCCCAACTGCAGCACGTCGCGCAACGTGCTGGGCTTGATCCGCGAAAGCGGCGTGGAGCCGACGATCGTCCTGTACCTGGAAACGCCGCCTTCGAAGAAGAAGCTGTGCGAGTTGACCAAGGCCATGGGCATGACGGCGCGCGACCTGCTGCGCACGAAGGAAGCGCCGTACGAAGAGCTGAAGCTGGCCGATCCGAAGTGGACCGACGACCAGTTGTTCGACGCGATCGTGGAGAACCCGATCCTGCTGCAGCGCCCCATCGTCGTCTCACCCCGTGGCACCTTGATGTGCCGGCCTTGGGAACGCGTGCGCGAAATCCTCCCCGCTTAA
- a CDS encoding glycine zipper domain-containing protein: MKTRLWIAAAAATSVMTIAGCASGPNQNLGTGVGAVGGALVGNAIGGNTASTVGGAAIGGLIGNQVGRNADERNYNRQRYPQGSGYYPGNGPNY, encoded by the coding sequence ATGAAGACACGTCTCTGGATCGCTGCAGCCGCAGCCACTTCGGTCATGACGATTGCGGGCTGCGCAAGCGGTCCCAACCAGAACCTCGGTACTGGCGTTGGCGCAGTCGGCGGCGCACTGGTGGGCAATGCCATCGGTGGAAACACAGCCAGCACGGTAGGTGGCGCGGCCATCGGCGGCCTCATCGGTAACCAGGTCGGCCGTAATGCCGACGAGCGGAACTACAACCGCCAGCGCTACCCGCAAGGCAGCGGCTACTACCCTGGCAACGGCCCGAACTACTGA
- a CDS encoding DedA family protein, translated as MEIISFLVDFVLHVDKHLEAFVIAYGPWVYALLFLIVFVETGAVVMPFLPGDSLLFIVGALCGAGLMNFPLACGILIAAAILGDQTNYSIGRYFGPKVFQWENSRFFNRKAFDQAHGFYERYGGITIILARFMPFIRTFAPFVAGVAEMSRAKFTMYNVVGALIWVLGIATAGYFFGNLPFVKQHLDKIIWALIFVPGLLAIFGAWRASKAEKARAAAQA; from the coding sequence ATGGAAATCATCAGCTTTCTCGTCGACTTCGTCCTTCATGTCGACAAACACCTCGAAGCCTTCGTCATCGCCTACGGGCCCTGGGTCTATGCGCTGCTCTTCCTGATCGTCTTCGTGGAGACCGGCGCGGTGGTGATGCCGTTCCTGCCGGGCGATTCGCTGCTCTTCATCGTCGGCGCGCTGTGCGGGGCGGGGCTCATGAACTTTCCGCTGGCCTGCGGCATCCTGATCGCCGCGGCGATCCTCGGGGACCAGACCAACTATTCGATCGGCCGCTACTTCGGGCCGAAGGTCTTCCAGTGGGAGAACTCGCGCTTCTTCAACCGCAAGGCCTTCGACCAGGCCCACGGCTTCTACGAACGCTATGGCGGCATCACCATCATCCTTGCGCGCTTCATGCCCTTCATTCGCACCTTCGCGCCGTTCGTGGCGGGCGTGGCGGAAATGAGCCGCGCGAAGTTCACCATGTACAACGTGGTGGGCGCGCTGATCTGGGTGCTGGGCATCGCGACGGCCGGCTACTTCTTCGGCAACCTGCCGTTCGTGAAGCAGCACCTGGACAAGATCATCTGGGCGCTGATCTTCGTGCCGGGGCTGCTGGCGATCTTCGGTGCCTGGCGCGCGTCGAAGGCGGAGAAGGCGCGGGCGGCCGCACAGGCCTGA
- the tsaE gene encoding tRNA (adenosine(37)-N6)-threonylcarbamoyltransferase complex ATPase subunit type 1 TsaE gives MADDHLPIVETPKGIPRTRVLRWGSEADTDAFAQSLAAAPALRDAFIALEGDLGAGKTTFVRHLLRALGIAGRIKSPTYAVVEPHEAPDGLQIFHFDFYRFADPREWDDAGFRDIFAGPGLKLAEWPENAAGRTPVADLAIKIEAMTDDTRSVTLLANTPRGSDLLARIAA, from the coding sequence ATGGCTGACGATCACTTGCCGATTGTAGAAACGCCCAAGGGCATCCCCCGCACCCGCGTCCTGCGCTGGGGCAGCGAAGCCGACACCGACGCCTTCGCGCAATCGCTCGCCGCCGCGCCCGCATTGCGCGATGCCTTCATCGCCCTCGAAGGCGACCTGGGCGCCGGCAAGACCACCTTCGTTCGCCACCTGCTGCGCGCACTCGGCATCGCAGGGCGCATCAAGAGCCCCACCTATGCAGTGGTCGAGCCCCATGAGGCACCCGACGGACTGCAGATCTTCCATTTCGACTTCTACCGCTTCGCCGACCCGCGCGAATGGGACGACGCCGGCTTCCGCGACATCTTCGCGGGGCCGGGCCTCAAGCTGGCCGAATGGCCAGAAAACGCCGCGGGCCGCACTCCGGTTGCCGACCTCGCTATTAAAATAGAAGCAATGACTGACGACACACGCAGCGTGACCCTCCTGGCGAACACCCCTCGCGGCAGCGATCTGCTGGCGCGCATCGCCGCATGA
- a CDS encoding MFS transporter has protein sequence MTTSPYSDLVSGAIRKARWRLLPMLIVMYIMSILDRVNVGFAKNALQIDTGISNSAFALGAGIFFVSYAIFEVPSNVILSRVGPRIWLCRIMVTWGLVASAMMFATSEISFYVLRFLLGIAEAGFYPGVLLTLTYWFPAKVRAQANGILLFGFAGALVIGGPVSGALLDMHGIGGLKGWEWMFLIEGAMAVVVGIVAFFVIVDRPHAAPWLTRPQQDALQAVLDQEAAEKSVDSPQTVMQTLRNPKVMFFAVNFFIVQIAAYGLIFYLPSQVAQILGQKIGLMVGFVTSIPWVLALFVVYFVTRWSDRHHEWRRITVATLYTIFGVCVCLSAHGSPIFAIAVLSIGASTYLSGTPIFYAFLSERLSGLGIATGIALVNSIGNLGGFVAPSLRTYVEQHHGGSAAGLYTLGSAALLAALMLACMPKGWRKVAAAPVRAAARPDAALKTMAPRRT, from the coding sequence ATGACAACGAGCCCCTACAGCGACCTGGTGAGCGGCGCGATCCGCAAGGCGCGCTGGCGCCTTCTTCCGATGCTGATCGTCATGTACATCATGTCGATCCTGGACCGGGTCAACGTCGGCTTCGCCAAGAACGCGCTGCAGATCGACACCGGCATCAGCAACAGCGCCTTCGCGCTGGGCGCCGGCATCTTCTTCGTGAGCTATGCGATCTTCGAGGTGCCGAGCAACGTGATCCTCTCGCGCGTCGGCCCGCGCATCTGGCTGTGCCGGATCATGGTGACCTGGGGGCTCGTGGCCTCGGCCATGATGTTTGCCACCAGCGAAATCTCGTTCTACGTGCTGCGCTTCCTGCTGGGCATCGCGGAGGCGGGCTTCTATCCCGGCGTGCTGCTGACGTTGACGTACTGGTTCCCCGCGAAGGTGCGGGCGCAGGCCAACGGCATCCTCCTGTTCGGCTTTGCGGGTGCACTGGTCATCGGCGGGCCGGTTTCCGGCGCGCTGCTCGACATGCACGGCATCGGCGGCCTGAAGGGGTGGGAATGGATGTTCCTGATCGAGGGCGCGATGGCGGTGGTGGTGGGCATCGTCGCGTTCTTCGTGATCGTCGACCGGCCGCATGCCGCCCCGTGGCTCACGCGGCCCCAGCAGGACGCGCTGCAGGCGGTGCTCGACCAGGAGGCGGCCGAGAAATCGGTGGACAGCCCGCAGACGGTGATGCAGACGCTGCGCAACCCGAAGGTGATGTTCTTCGCGGTGAATTTCTTCATCGTGCAGATCGCCGCCTACGGGCTGATCTTCTACCTGCCGAGCCAGGTGGCGCAGATCCTGGGCCAGAAGATCGGGCTCATGGTGGGCTTCGTCACCAGCATTCCGTGGGTGCTGGCGCTGTTCGTCGTGTATTTCGTCACGCGCTGGTCGGACCGCCATCACGAGTGGCGACGCATCACCGTGGCCACGCTGTATACGATCTTCGGCGTGTGCGTGTGCCTGTCGGCGCACGGCTCGCCGATCTTCGCGATCGCGGTGCTGTCGATCGGTGCATCGACCTACCTCTCGGGCACGCCGATCTTCTATGCCTTCCTGTCGGAGCGGCTCTCGGGGCTGGGCATCGCCACCGGCATTGCGCTGGTGAACTCCATCGGCAACCTCGGCGGCTTCGTCGCCCCGAGCCTCAGGACTTACGTGGAGCAGCACCACGGCGGCTCGGCGGCCGGGCTGTACACGCTGGGAAGCGCGGCACTGCTCGCGGCGCTGATGCTGGCCTGCATGCCCAAGGGCTGGCGCAAGGTCGCGGCTGCGCCGGTGCGCGCTGCGGCGCGGCCGGATGCGGCGCTCAAGACGATGGCGCCGCGCCGGACCTAG
- a CDS encoding LysR family transcriptional regulator, translated as MKKIDPRLLQAFVAVAREGSVSRGAQRLFLTQPAVSLQLKELGALVELELFQRTPTGLLLTRDGAALLNHAEHALEGLNDFAVAADRLKGGVRGSLRIGTILDPEFTRLSPLLKELVTLAPELETELHHGTSGEVLAKLLNKELDIGFYLGDPDASDLPQANSAARRSDGKTFHSEVLTRFAYQVIGPSGWAPQVLGREWPDLACLPWVLAPPTSSHSRLLAPVLQEHRLVLKKAAQADQETSMLALVRAGVGISLARDAVALRASQRDGLVIADRVSIDCDLRFVCLAGALKRPEVDCAWQALSRAWRRAL; from the coding sequence ATGAAGAAGATCGATCCGCGGCTCCTGCAGGCCTTCGTGGCCGTCGCGCGCGAGGGCTCGGTCTCGCGTGGTGCGCAGCGCCTCTTCCTCACGCAACCGGCGGTGAGCCTGCAACTCAAGGAACTCGGCGCGCTGGTCGAGCTGGAGCTGTTCCAGCGCACGCCCACGGGCCTTCTGCTCACACGCGACGGCGCGGCGCTGCTGAACCACGCCGAGCATGCACTCGAAGGGCTGAACGATTTCGCGGTGGCCGCGGACCGGCTCAAAGGCGGCGTGCGTGGGTCACTGCGTATCGGCACCATCCTCGACCCGGAGTTCACGCGGCTCAGCCCGCTCTTGAAGGAGCTGGTCACGCTCGCGCCCGAACTGGAGACCGAGCTGCACCACGGCACCAGCGGCGAAGTGCTCGCCAAGCTGCTCAACAAAGAGCTGGACATCGGCTTCTACCTGGGCGACCCCGACGCAAGCGACCTGCCGCAGGCCAATTCGGCCGCGCGGCGCAGCGACGGCAAGACGTTCCACTCGGAGGTGCTGACCCGCTTCGCCTACCAGGTGATCGGCCCGAGCGGATGGGCGCCGCAGGTGCTGGGGCGCGAATGGCCCGACCTGGCCTGCTTGCCGTGGGTGCTCGCGCCACCGACCTCCTCGCATTCGCGCCTCTTGGCACCCGTGCTGCAGGAACACCGGCTGGTGCTGAAGAAGGCGGCGCAGGCCGACCAGGAGACATCGATGCTCGCGCTGGTGCGCGCAGGCGTGGGCATTTCGCTGGCGCGCGATGCCGTGGCACTGCGCGCCAGCCAGCGCGACGGGCTGGTGATCGCCGACCGGGTGAGCATCGACTGCGACCTGCGCTTCGTCTGCCTCGCCGGAGCGCTCAAGCGCCCGGAAGTGGATTGCGCCTGGCAGGCCCTGTCGCGCGCATGGCGGCGCGCGCTCTGA
- a CDS encoding GNAT family N-acetyltransferase: MIHIREALDADWPAIWAVLEPTFRRGDTYTFPTDVTEDEARHSWTQVPTATFIACDEQGTVLGTYVIKPNQPGQGAHVSNCGYVVSEAARGLGVASALCEHSQQQALRMGFRAMQFNFVVSTNERAVQLWQRMGFAIVGTLPGAFRHPQHGFVDAFVMYKQLQNSVDTVGTGTA; this comes from the coding sequence ATGATCCACATACGTGAAGCCCTCGATGCGGACTGGCCTGCCATCTGGGCCGTCCTCGAACCGACGTTCCGCCGCGGCGACACCTACACCTTCCCCACCGACGTGACCGAAGACGAGGCGCGTCATTCGTGGACCCAGGTTCCCACTGCCACCTTCATTGCGTGTGACGAGCAGGGCACGGTGCTCGGCACCTACGTCATCAAGCCCAACCAGCCCGGACAGGGCGCGCACGTGAGCAACTGCGGCTACGTCGTTTCTGAAGCCGCACGCGGCCTCGGCGTGGCCTCTGCGCTGTGCGAACACTCGCAGCAGCAGGCACTGCGCATGGGCTTTCGCGCGATGCAGTTCAACTTCGTCGTGTCGACCAACGAGCGCGCGGTGCAGCTCTGGCAGCGGATGGGCTTCGCCATCGTCGGCACGCTGCCCGGCGCCTTCCGGCATCCGCAGCATGGCTTCGTGGATGCCTTCGTCATGTACAAGCAGTTGCAAAATTCCGTGGATACCGTGGGCACCGGCACGGCATGA
- a CDS encoding glutathione S-transferase family protein: protein MASPSASRDRYTLYGAPGSGATPVHAALTLIGAQVDTVDMSPWEGESERERVANVNPMRQVPALLLPSGELMTESAAILIWLGDRYPEAGLCPAPDDPMRARYLRWMVYLPAAIYSLFWVRDDPTRLTPDPAAQPAMLERTAERIAHCWHLMDTQIDEPAPYLLGDKISMLDLYVTVLSRWTPRRRRFYRVAPRMARVVRRVDADPRLAEFWAARFPFSMDEEAKKSED, encoded by the coding sequence ATGGCCTCTCCATCCGCCTCCAGAGATCGCTACACCCTCTACGGCGCGCCCGGTTCGGGCGCCACGCCGGTCCATGCGGCGCTGACGCTGATCGGCGCGCAGGTCGACACCGTCGATATGTCCCCTTGGGAGGGCGAGTCCGAACGCGAGCGCGTGGCGAATGTCAATCCGATGCGCCAGGTGCCCGCGCTCCTGCTTCCCTCGGGCGAGCTCATGACCGAGAGCGCGGCGATCCTGATCTGGCTCGGCGACCGCTATCCGGAAGCCGGCCTCTGCCCCGCGCCCGACGACCCGATGCGCGCGCGCTACCTGCGCTGGATGGTCTATCTGCCAGCGGCCATCTACTCGCTCTTCTGGGTGCGCGACGATCCCACGCGCCTCACACCCGACCCCGCGGCGCAGCCCGCGATGCTCGAACGCACCGCCGAGCGCATCGCGCACTGCTGGCACCTGATGGACACGCAGATCGACGAGCCCGCGCCCTACCTGCTCGGCGACAAGATCAGCATGCTCGACCTGTATGTGACGGTGCTGTCGCGCTGGACGCCGCGGCGCCGGCGCTTCTATCGCGTGGCGCCGCGCATGGCGCGGGTGGTGCGGCGCGTGGATGCCGATCCGCGCTTGGCCGAGTTCTGGGCCGCGCGCTTTCCCTTCTCGATGGACGAGGAAGCCAAGAAGAGCGAGGACTGA